In Deinococcus puniceus, one genomic interval encodes:
- a CDS encoding prephenate dehydrogenase: protein MTTPATPSADSAPLPPPLFDTAVVAGVGLIGGSVALGLRQRFLARRVIGYDANPDVLREAEALGVVDEVRAMPGEWLRGADLVVLAAPMRALTPLARDLAPYLNPAALVTDVGSVKAGIAAEMEALGVRNFVPGHPMAGSERGGVTHARAALLENAVWVLTPTDHTPLTALSRARMLVEHLGAAPVVMPPEAHDALVATVSHLPYLASLALTHMVARDERLSLLAAGGFRDLTRVASGDPRMSRDMVVENKVALREALARFRRQLERLEADLDEPEELLAAATEGKRTRDSLPVVRRSLLPPKHDLVVAVPDKPNQIGAVTQALGAAGVNIKDIEVLAIREDGGAMRLGLETLEDVAHASQILREAGFEVRGRS from the coding sequence ATGACCACGCCCGCCACCCCGTCCGCCGATTCTGCCCCCCTGCCGCCCCCCCTGTTCGATACGGCTGTGGTTGCAGGCGTCGGGTTGATCGGCGGCAGCGTGGCGCTGGGACTGCGGCAACGGTTCTTGGCAAGGCGGGTCATCGGCTACGACGCCAACCCGGACGTGCTGCGGGAAGCCGAAGCGTTGGGCGTGGTGGACGAAGTGCGGGCCATGCCCGGTGAATGGCTGCGCGGGGCCGACTTGGTGGTGCTGGCCGCGCCGATGCGAGCGCTGACGCCGCTGGCCCGTGACCTCGCGCCGTACTTGAACCCGGCGGCCCTCGTGACCGATGTAGGCAGCGTGAAGGCCGGAATTGCCGCCGAGATGGAGGCGCTGGGCGTGCGAAATTTTGTGCCCGGACACCCGATGGCAGGCAGCGAGCGCGGCGGCGTGACCCATGCGCGGGCGGCGCTGCTGGAAAACGCCGTGTGGGTGCTGACGCCCACCGATCACACGCCCCTCACTGCCCTGAGCCGCGCCCGAATGTTGGTGGAGCATTTGGGCGCGGCCCCGGTAGTCATGCCGCCGGAGGCCCACGACGCATTAGTCGCCACCGTCAGCCACCTGCCGTACCTCGCCAGTCTGGCCCTGACGCATATGGTGGCCCGCGATGAACGCCTGAGCCTGCTGGCCGCCGGGGGATTCCGTGACCTGACCCGCGTGGCGAGCGGCGATCCGCGCATGAGCCGCGACATGGTGGTGGAAAACAAAGTGGCCCTCCGCGAAGCTCTGGCCCGTTTTCGGCGACAGTTGGAGCGCCTAGAGGCCGACCTGGACGAACCCGAAGAGCTGTTGGCCGCCGCCACCGAGGGCAAGCGCACCCGCGACAGCCTGCCTGTGGTGCGCCGCAGCCTGCTGCCGCCCAAGCACGATCTGGTGGTGGCCGTGCCCGACAAGCCCAACCAAATTGGCGCGGTCACTCAGGCGCTTGGGGCGGCGGGCGTGAACATCAAAGATATAGAGGTGCTGGCGATCCGCGAGGACGGCGGCGCGATGCGGCTGGGGCTGGAAACGCTGGAAGATGTGGCCCACGCCAGCCAGATTTTGCGGGAAGCGGGCTTCGAGGTACGCGGGCGAAGCTGA
- a CDS encoding GTP pyrophosphokinase has product MNDDLLRAYREALPDYEALRDAAVAHTTRLLTAAGLNIHHITGRVKRAGSLEDKLRRKAGRYDSLDDVTDLVAVRVITYFESDVGVVSRLIEKHHEVDWNHSIDKSKMHDPDRFGYMGVHYVVRVPEGGLQGEGLPVGGQLAGARFEVQIRSILQHAWAEIEHDLGYKNRDAVPREVRRRFYRLAGLLEMADEEFMALHRMTRDYAATLPERVAAAPDDVFIDAQSMTHLLTLPPVRDLDTAVAKELGVRLLSHWSDPERPQRLASLLHYVGVRSVGLLHKELKRNEGDIKRFAAALMPRLRQAWTPAGGARPGTSVVHYALLRACSNASLEPSEVVTLLDLSGAGNEAEMVRAVREVYQEVTGLTAAARTPPAGIL; this is encoded by the coding sequence ATGAATGACGATCTGCTGCGGGCTTACCGGGAGGCGCTACCGGACTACGAGGCACTCAGGGACGCGGCGGTGGCCCACACTACGCGCCTGCTGACGGCGGCGGGCCTCAACATTCACCACATCACCGGGCGGGTCAAGCGGGCGGGGAGCCTAGAGGACAAATTGCGGCGCAAGGCGGGCCGCTACGACTCTCTGGACGACGTGACCGATCTGGTGGCCGTGCGCGTCATCACCTATTTCGAGTCCGATGTGGGCGTGGTGTCGCGCCTGATCGAAAAGCATCATGAGGTGGACTGGAACCACTCGATAGACAAATCTAAGATGCATGACCCCGACAGATTCGGCTACATGGGCGTGCATTACGTGGTGCGCGTGCCCGAAGGCGGGTTGCAGGGCGAGGGCTTGCCTGTGGGCGGGCAGCTTGCCGGGGCCAGATTCGAGGTGCAGATTCGCTCGATTCTTCAACACGCTTGGGCCGAAATAGAGCATGACTTGGGCTATAAAAACCGGGACGCCGTGCCGCGTGAGGTACGCCGCCGCTTTTACCGCTTGGCGGGCCTGCTGGAAATGGCCGACGAGGAATTCATGGCCCTGCACCGCATGACCCGCGACTACGCCGCCACCTTGCCCGAACGGGTGGCCGCCGCCCCAGACGACGTGTTTATAGACGCCCAGAGCATGACCCACCTGCTGACGCTGCCGCCTGTGCGCGATTTGGATACGGCGGTGGCTAAAGAGTTGGGCGTGCGCCTGCTCTCTCACTGGTCTGACCCGGAACGCCCGCAGCGCCTTGCGAGCCTGCTGCATTACGTGGGCGTGCGCTCGGTGGGCCTGCTGCACAAGGAACTGAAGCGCAACGAGGGCGACATCAAGCGGTTTGCGGCGGCGCTGATGCCCCGGCTGCGGCAGGCGTGGACTCCGGCGGGCGGCGCTCGCCCCGGCACCAGCGTGGTGCATTACGCGCTGCTGCGGGCGTGCAGCAATGCCAGCCTCGAACCCAGCGAAGTCGTGACTCTGCTTGACCTGAGCGGCGCGGGCAACGAGGCCGAGATGGTGCGGGCGGTGCGCGAGGTCTATCAGGAGGTGACTGGACTCACGGCAGCGGCCCGGACTCCACCTGCCGGGATTCTCTAG
- a CDS encoding alpha/beta hydrolase family protein, producing the protein MRPLLTLSLSLLAAALLPHARAATPQNVLALPTPAPLQTPAVTPSSGPVPAETITLDRLSGPSFLRIPNTCRVQKCALVVVAHPRGQSAERLHNSPQVNVLIQALLDASFAVLLSDDGGENTWGSPAALDQVAGLHTDAVKEFEWSGRTYALGLSMGGLLALRSALPGSPYAVSGVALIDGWADLRAAWGGSMSRRTEIADAYGLGTAPPDPSLNPMAQLMNHAPLPLFVAASPDDGVVSMKANADVLYSRAEAGVSDWVILNGPHLGGNRFTPTLARQLAGFFERLETRELARGGVRR; encoded by the coding sequence ATGCGTCCACTTCTGACCCTCTCCCTTTCGTTGCTGGCCGCTGCGCTCCTGCCCCATGCGCGGGCCGCCACGCCCCAAAACGTCCTGGCCCTGCCGACTCCCGCGCCCCTTCAGACCCCTGCCGTCACGCCCTCTTCTGGCCCCGTGCCTGCCGAAACCATCACGCTAGACCGTCTGAGCGGGCCATCGTTCCTGCGGATTCCCAACACGTGCCGGGTGCAGAAATGTGCGCTGGTGGTGGTCGCGCACCCACGCGGCCAGAGTGCCGAGAGATTGCACAACAGCCCGCAAGTCAACGTACTCATTCAGGCCCTGCTGGACGCCTCTTTTGCCGTGCTGCTCAGCGACGACGGCGGCGAAAATACGTGGGGCAGCCCCGCCGCGCTGGATCAGGTGGCCGGACTGCACACCGACGCGGTGAAAGAGTTCGAGTGGAGTGGCCGCACCTACGCGCTGGGCCTGAGCATGGGCGGCCTGCTGGCCCTGCGTTCGGCACTTCCCGGCAGCCCTTATGCGGTCAGTGGCGTGGCGCTGATAGACGGCTGGGCCGATTTGCGGGCCGCGTGGGGCGGTTCCATGTCGCGCCGCACCGAAATTGCCGACGCTTACGGCCTTGGCACGGCCCCGCCCGATCCGTCGCTCAATCCAATGGCCCAACTGATGAACCACGCTCCCCTGCCCCTGTTCGTGGCAGCCAGCCCCGACGACGGCGTGGTGTCTATGAAAGCCAACGCAGACGTGCTGTACAGCAGGGCCGAAGCGGGCGTCAGCGATTGGGTGATCCTAAACGGGCCACACTTGGGCGGCAACCGCTTTACACCCACGCTGGCCCGCCAACTGGCCGGATTTTTTGAGCGACTGGAAACACGGGAACTGGCGCGGGGCGGGGTGCGGCGGTAG
- a CDS encoding arginine--tRNA ligase has protein sequence MDLKAQLKLAVEAAAAQLGAQGTDAAIQETPPSKAGDYGTPAAFLIAKALGGNPAQIAAQLAAAVQLPAGIQKVEAAGPFLNFFVNRGEFVRNVVENPAQIEARVGKVVIEHTSVNPNKELHVGHLRNVVLGDSMARIFRAAGHTVEVQNYIDDTGRQAAESIFAVNHYSLVWDGVQKYDRWLGEGYVRLNADPQKAALEPGIAEIMHKLEAGELREEVEKVVHAHLHTCFRLGARYDLLNWESDVVGSGFLTEAMNILKNSPYTSRPTEGKYVGAFVMDVSEFMPGLEEPNVVLIRTDGTAMYAAKDIGYQFWKFGLFEGMKFKPFTTNPEGHTVWTSAPDGQPDVERRFGHAQEVINVIDSRQDHPQTVVRSSLGVAGEHEKKERSIHLSYAFVTLEGQTISGRKGIAVSADDAMDEAEKRALAVLNEVNPTLAAREDAAEIARRIGIGAIRFAMLKAEPTRQIDFRWDQALALNGDTAPYVQYAAVRAASILRKGQEAGHDVSGVGADWDALLDVDLTLAKIVAKLPEVVAQSVRVHSPHVVAAYALDLATSFNAWFNAKDKAGKPVTNVLQSSEGLREARFALVARLRHAFEETLALIGIEVPSAM, from the coding sequence ATGGATCTCAAGGCTCAACTCAAACTCGCCGTAGAAGCGGCTGCCGCGCAGCTCGGCGCACAAGGCACCGACGCGGCCATTCAGGAAACGCCCCCCAGCAAAGCGGGCGACTACGGCACGCCCGCCGCCTTCCTTATTGCCAAAGCTCTCGGCGGCAACCCCGCGCAGATCGCCGCGCAACTGGCCGCCGCCGTTCAGCTTCCCGCCGGAATTCAGAAGGTGGAGGCGGCGGGGCCGTTCCTGAATTTCTTCGTGAACCGGGGCGAATTCGTGCGGAATGTGGTGGAGAACCCGGCGCAAATTGAAGCGCGGGTGGGCAAAGTGGTGATCGAACACACCAGCGTCAACCCGAACAAGGAGCTGCATGTGGGCCACCTCCGGAACGTGGTGCTGGGCGACAGCATGGCCCGCATTTTCCGGGCGGCGGGCCACACGGTAGAGGTTCAGAATTACATCGACGACACCGGGCGGCAGGCGGCGGAATCCATCTTTGCGGTCAACCACTACAGCCTAGTCTGGGACGGCGTGCAGAAGTATGACCGCTGGCTGGGCGAGGGCTACGTGCGCCTGAATGCCGATCCGCAAAAGGCCGCGCTGGAACCGGGCATTGCCGAAATCATGCACAAGCTGGAAGCCGGAGAACTGCGCGAAGAAGTGGAAAAAGTGGTTCACGCGCACCTGCACACCTGCTTTCGCCTCGGCGCACGCTATGACCTGCTGAACTGGGAATCCGACGTGGTGGGCAGCGGTTTCCTCACCGAAGCCATGAACATCTTGAAGAACAGTCCGTACACTTCGCGCCCCACCGAGGGCAAGTATGTGGGCGCGTTCGTGATGGACGTGTCGGAATTTATGCCGGGGCTGGAAGAACCCAACGTGGTGCTGATCCGCACCGATGGAACGGCCATGTACGCCGCCAAAGACATCGGCTACCAGTTCTGGAAATTCGGCCTGTTCGAGGGCATGAAATTCAAGCCCTTCACCACCAATCCCGAAGGCCACACGGTCTGGACGAGCGCCCCCGATGGTCAGCCCGACGTGGAGCGCCGCTTTGGGCACGCGCAGGAAGTCATCAACGTGATCGATTCGCGCCAAGACCACCCGCAAACGGTGGTTCGCAGCAGCCTCGGCGTGGCGGGAGAACACGAGAAAAAAGAGCGCAGCATCCACCTCAGCTATGCGTTCGTGACGTTGGAAGGCCAGACCATCAGCGGGCGCAAGGGTATTGCCGTCAGTGCCGACGACGCGATGGACGAGGCCGAAAAGCGGGCGTTGGCCGTGCTGAACGAAGTCAATCCTACGCTGGCCGCCCGTGAGGACGCCGCCGAAATTGCCCGCCGCATCGGTATCGGTGCGATCCGCTTTGCCATGCTGAAGGCTGAACCCACCCGCCAAATCGACTTCCGTTGGGATCAAGCGTTGGCCCTCAACGGCGACACCGCGCCCTATGTGCAGTACGCCGCCGTGCGTGCCGCCAGCATTCTCCGCAAGGGGCAGGAAGCCGGGCATGACGTGAGTGGTGTGGGGGCCGATTGGGACGCACTCCTAGACGTAGACCTGACCCTCGCCAAAATCGTCGCCAAATTGCCCGAAGTCGTAGCCCAATCGGTGCGCGTGCATTCGCCGCATGTGGTGGCCGCTTACGCCCTCGATTTGGCAACGTCGTTCAATGCGTGGTTTAACGCCAAAGACAAGGCCGGGAAGCCTGTGACCAACGTGCTGCAAAGCTCCGAAGGTCTGCGCGAGGCGCGGTTTGCTCTGGTGGCAAGGCTGCGCCACGCCTTTGAAGAAACGCTGGCATTGATTGGAATTGAGGTTCCTAGCGCCATGTAA
- a CDS encoding N-acetylmuramoyl-L-alanine amidase family protein — MPLLSRFALLAALIAVPLACSARAAPDVFVAYPPEGHRVAFDHVILEGSVTPGANLKIGGQAVSVGADGLFMLWWPLRVGTNDLRLVTAAGGQTGSRTLRVIRTVPRALPATPTALDRDSVTPRMNLEFWDAAADAPAERSIRVSFRGSPGGRATFRLAGGAVQTMQEGPAGQYSATYTLPATARVQNAAFTVSLTGRDGRTTAAAAPGRLTSTAAGPRTATQRPGTVRGLGLNDATNLLTTLGGDPFLYPRNGMTFAAVGRQGDDLRVRLAPGVSALVTATQVALTPGAPRVGTAGTVVLDGLPAVPPALPEVLPVPIPPDPITPPESPAPLPSNPAPPESNLPELPPQPPRPKQATPQPVPAPPVTPVPTAPTSDLRVRVPLGGLRVPFTLDQTDDGRGLTLTLYGLSAPPVVDALPADPLLSRLTAAPAGPGVSRLTLELTAAQAWGFSAHYDGSDLLLTVRRPPALDPAQPLVGRVITLDAGHGGTQWGGAGSLRVPEKGLVLPITLRAAELLRAQGATVILTRTADVTLGLYERAEAAEAARADLLVSLHANALPDGRDPRGIRGPEIYFTHPQAAGVSAQILASLRRTLPDLGPGAGLKPGANLALTRPSTQISLLVELGYLTDPGNLRILMDKGGRERLAQAVAEGIAAFYAGQGKP; from the coding sequence ATGCCGCTGCTGTCCCGCTTTGCCCTCCTCGCCGCCCTGATTGCCGTTCCGCTCGCCTGTTCTGCCCGCGCCGCCCCCGATGTGTTCGTGGCCTACCCACCCGAAGGTCACCGTGTGGCATTCGATCATGTGATTTTGGAAGGCAGCGTGACGCCGGGAGCCAATCTGAAGATCGGTGGGCAGGCCGTGAGTGTGGGCGCAGACGGCCTGTTTATGCTGTGGTGGCCGTTACGGGTGGGCACCAACGATCTGCGGTTGGTCACGGCGGCGGGCGGGCAAACGGGCAGCCGCACCCTGCGCGTGATTCGTACCGTGCCCCGCGCCCTGCCTGCCACGCCTACCGCCCTAGACCGCGACAGCGTGACGCCGCGTATGAATCTGGAATTTTGGGACGCCGCCGCCGATGCTCCCGCCGAGCGCAGCATTCGGGTCAGTTTCCGGGGATCGCCGGGGGGCCGGGCCACGTTCCGGCTGGCGGGGGGCGCGGTGCAGACCATGCAGGAAGGGCCAGCGGGCCAGTATTCTGCCACTTACACGCTGCCTGCCACTGCCCGCGTGCAAAATGCGGCCTTCACAGTGTCCCTCACAGGCCGCGACGGGCGCACCACCGCTGCCGCCGCCCCCGGACGCCTGACCAGCACGGCGGCTGGCCCACGCACCGCCACCCAGCGGCCCGGAACGGTGCGCGGGCTGGGCCTCAACGACGCCACCAACCTGCTGACCACCCTCGGCGGCGATCCCTTCCTCTACCCCCGAAACGGCATGACGTTCGCGGCGGTAGGGCGGCAGGGCGACGACTTGCGCGTGCGGCTGGCCCCCGGCGTATCGGCGTTGGTCACGGCAACGCAGGTGGCCCTGACGCCCGGTGCGCCGCGTGTGGGAACGGCAGGAACCGTTGTGCTGGACGGATTGCCCGCAGTTCCCCCTGCCTTGCCGGAAGTCTTGCCCGTGCCGATCCCCCCCGATCCGATCACCCCGCCCGAATCGCCCGCGCCCCTTCCCTCTAACCCGGCTCCCCCAGAATCCAACTTGCCCGAATTGCCCCCGCAACCGCCACGCCCCAAGCAGGCCACCCCTCAACCCGTACCAGCGCCCCCCGTAACCCCTGTTCCGACTGCGCCCACCTCTGACCTGCGCGTGCGGGTGCCTTTGGGTGGCCTGCGCGTCCCCTTCACCCTCGATCAGACCGACGATGGGCGCGGGCTGACGCTCACGCTGTACGGCCTGTCTGCGCCGCCTGTGGTGGATGCTCTGCCCGCCGATCCGCTGCTCTCGCGCCTGACTGCCGCGCCTGCTGGCCCCGGTGTGTCGCGCCTGACGCTGGAACTGACGGCGGCTCAGGCGTGGGGCTTCAGCGCCCATTACGACGGCTCGGATTTGCTGCTCACGGTGCGCCGCCCGCCTGCCCTCGATCCGGCTCAACCGCTGGTGGGCCGGGTCATCACGCTGGATGCGGGGCACGGCGGCACGCAGTGGGGCGGGGCGGGCAGTCTGCGCGTACCCGAAAAAGGGCTGGTGCTGCCCATCACGTTGCGGGCCGCCGAACTCTTGCGGGCGCAGGGGGCCACCGTGATCCTGACCCGCACTGCCGACGTGACGCTGGGCCTGTACGAACGCGCAGAAGCTGCCGAAGCCGCCCGCGCCGATCTGCTGGTGTCTCTCCACGCCAATGCCCTGCCTGATGGACGCGATCCGCGCGGCATCCGGGGGCCGGAAATCTACTTCACGCACCCGCAGGCGGCGGGCGTCTCGGCCCAGATTCTGGCCTCCCTGCGCCGCACCTTGCCCGATCTCGGCCCCGGCGCAGGGCTGAAGCCGGGTGCAAATCTGGCCCTCACCCGCCCCAGCACCCAGATCAGTCTGTTGGTAGAGCTGGGCTACCTGACCGACCCCGGCAACCTGCGAATCCTGATGGACAAGGGCGGACGAGAAAGGCTGGCACAGGCCGTCGCAGAGGGCATCGCGGCGTTCTATGCGGGGCAGGGGAAGCCTTGA
- a CDS encoding acyltransferase, whose amino-acid sequence MTALPPPLSSSPPASGPAVRTPARLTPIDTFRGLTILEVVAHHASGMALRQAEAGSTTYELLLILNRTLHFAVPAFVFLSAVVLTRSLLKRFDPGRYFWRRLTRGAWPYLLWSALYIGWYVWTGQRTPDTLTDPARWRDWLLYGKASFHLYFLLVALEVYVVLPFLLPLARRKPSITAALLIGLAVQLGLYLLNREVLRLPFPASTVLWYALPIVLGVAVGSRLEEFQAWWRKRRLLLLPLLVAAYALYLPVALAYAGGTPVTPVVYSGLSWTYTALVALTLLGLAYRLERGPDWLRRGVATIGTVSLQIYLIHPAVLQLLERRGFPDGRPIGLLLTTALYALIALALPALLGRLLLGTKVGTFLFGR is encoded by the coding sequence ATGACGGCGCTTCCCCCACCCCTCTCCTCTTCGCCGCCCGCCAGCGGCCCCGCCGTCCGCACTCCGGCCCGCCTGACGCCCATCGACACCTTCCGGGGCCTCACGATTTTGGAAGTCGTGGCGCACCACGCCAGCGGCATGGCCCTGCGGCAAGCCGAAGCCGGATCGACGACTTACGAACTGCTGCTGATCCTCAACCGCACGCTGCATTTTGCCGTGCCCGCTTTCGTGTTCCTGTCGGCGGTGGTGCTAACCCGCAGCCTGCTCAAGCGCTTTGATCCGGGGCGTTACTTTTGGCGGCGGCTGACGCGGGGGGCGTGGCCGTACCTGCTCTGGAGTGCTTTGTATATCGGCTGGTACGTGTGGACGGGCCAGCGCACGCCCGATACCCTCACCGATCCGGCCCGCTGGCGCGACTGGCTGCTGTACGGGAAGGCCAGTTTTCACCTGTATTTTTTGCTGGTGGCGCTGGAAGTGTACGTGGTGCTGCCCTTCTTGCTGCCGCTGGCCCGCCGCAAACCCAGCATCACGGCGGCCCTCCTGATCGGGCTGGCGGTGCAACTGGGCCTGTACCTGCTGAACCGCGAAGTGTTGCGGCTGCCTTTTCCGGCCAGTACGGTGCTGTGGTACGCCTTGCCCATTGTGCTGGGGGTGGCGGTCGGCTCACGGCTAGAAGAATTTCAGGCGTGGTGGCGCAAGCGCCGTCTGTTGCTGCTGCCGCTGCTGGTGGCCGCCTACGCGCTGTATTTGCCTGTGGCCCTCGCCTATGCTGGCGGCACGCCCGTGACCCCGGTGGTCTACAGCGGCCTCAGCTGGACATACACCGCGCTGGTGGCCCTGACGTTGTTGGGCCTCGCCTACCGCCTAGAGCGCGGCCCCGACTGGCTGCGGCGCGGCGTGGCCACCATCGGCACGGTCAGCCTACAAATTTACCTGATTCACCCCGCCGTTTTGCAGTTGCTGGAGCGGCGCGGGTTTCCCGACGGGCGGCCCATAGGCTTGCTGCTGACGACTGCGTTGTACGCCCTGATCGCGTTGGCGCTCCCTGCCCTGCTGGGGCGCTTGCTGCTGGGGACAAAGGTGGGCACATTCCTGTTTGGCCGCTAG